From Pectinophora gossypiella chromosome 18, ilPecGoss1.1, whole genome shotgun sequence, one genomic window encodes:
- the LOC126375282 gene encoding tax1-binding protein 1 homolog B-like, with protein sequence MKNSMMKQEKELKETVSANESLKQALTNQEAFTKSVCDQSNQLQEKLAALEEEQVSAGKLIQELQMQLQDAKGANESLKTDVISLTEKNGDLEKEICNKNELLANSDLELQKLTQQLSALDLEKTEVLAALDKAGEEAKAMVNKVQELTETGLAMETKIQQIEDAMTASKEEANLKLKELTSAIESKNKELDSKTITITHLMNEVKTVSDVRAKLETAIEKIRQELSEEKDAAGEREKRLVMRVEQLDVTVKNKDMELSKNMSVILELRSDKERLNEKITSMQNKIDNIQKELTRPATTQPRIEPEQDDNAVMLTPSTKRNKAPVNLGAELGPPPSRNDPKNDSLLFNFLSDNSMDGDKTVDASLVNRRFEAMSRGECLSPLPLSNMKRRRSAVPATQGGLRYKHSDKDEELMSLSQVKAAAQAQNKPRTFFKNKRHDKMKH encoded by the exons ATGAAGAATAGTATGATGAAGCAGGAGAAGGA ACTCAAAGAAACTGTATCAGCTAATGAATCTCTCAAGCAAGCCCTAACTAACCAGGAGGCGTTTACTAAGAGTGTATGTGATCAGAGTAACCAGCTGCAGGAAAAGCTTGCTGCCTTGGAAGAGGAACAAGTCTCCGCTGGGAAACTGATTCAGGAACTCCAGATGCAATTACAA GATGCTAAAGGAGCTAATGAATCTTTGAAAACTGATGTGATTTCTCTGACCGAGAAGAATGGTGACTTGGAGAAAGAGATTTGTAACAAAAATGAg CTCTTGGCCAACTCAGACTTAGAACTGCAGAAGTTAACACAGCAGCTATCGGCACTAGACCTGGAGAAAACTGAGGTTTTAGCTGCCTTGGACAAAGCAGGTGAAGAAGCTAAAGCTATGGTAAATAAGGTGCAAGAGCTCACTGAGACAGGACTCGCGATGGAAACCAAGATTCAGCAGATTGAAGATGCTATGACAGCTTCCAA AGAAGAAGCCAATCTCAAACTCAAAGAATTGACTTCGGCAATAGAATCTAAGAACAAAGAACTGGACTCGAAGACGATTACGATCACACACCTCATGAACGAGGTCAAGACCGTGTCTGATGTACGGGCGAAGCTGGAGACTGCTATAGAGAAGATACGACAAGAGTTGTCTGAAGAGAAAGATGCGGCTGGGGAAAGAGAGAAGAGACTGGTTATGAGAGTGGAGCAACTCGATGTTACTGTTAAA aataaAGACATGGAGCTGTCTAAAAACATGAGTGTTATTTTGGAACTGCGAAGTGACAAG GAGCGTCTAAATGAGAAGATAACAAGTATGCAGAACAAAATCGACAATATTCAAAAGGAACTGACTCGTCCAGCCACCACGCAACCTCGCATTGAGCCTGAGCAGGATGATAACGCTGTCATGCTTACTCCTTCTACTAAG AGGAACAAAGCACCAGTGAACCTTGGAGCTGAACTAGGGCCGCCACCTTCACGCAATGATCCGAAGAACGACAGCCTGTTATTCAACTTCTTGAGTGACAACAGCATGGATGGCGATAAAACTGTCGAT GCGTCTCTGGTGAACCGTCGCTTCGAAGCGATGTCCAGAGGCGAGTGTCTGTCACCGCTACCGCTGTCTAACATGAAGCGCCGCCGCAGCGCCGTGCCCGCTACGCAGGGTGGCCTGCGATACAAGCACAGTGACAAAGACGAA GAATTGATGTCGCTGTCGCAAGTGAAGGCAGCCGCACAGGCACAGAACAAACCGCGTACATTCTTCAAAAACAAGCGCCATGACAAGATGAAACATTAA
- the LOC126375044 gene encoding CAP-Gly domain-containing linker protein 1-like produces the protein MDIAEINKVAGRKRMSTDVEKLREKVSRENKKIIKLKVAQDTAYWDLKEKLRQVETNHEKLQQNMLEVQMQYETVSGQYQDELRHRAETLNKLASTREICTVLEDYSERLRETLSRCKADQAALYEAYQHSGQVLREFKTQQLQQDEKNKQIIDSLQDKLKLTTEHHNQLLQYFTEEKQRAVAEIREVKDRLAAAVEKANELGAANNELSAQLEYGRRELEKLIGKTNMVLKLYRKKKPSYVSKEI, from the exons ATGGATATAgctgaaataaataaagtagCTGGTCGTAAAAGAATGAGCACAGATGTTGAAAAATTACGTGAGAAAGTTTCAAGAGagaacaagaaaataataaaactcaag GTTGCCCAAGATACCGCTTACTGGGACTTGAAGGAAAAGCTGCGTCAAGTTGAAACTAACCATGAGAAACTTCAGCAAAATATGCTGGAAGTCCAGATGCAATACGAAACTGTCTCAGGACAGTATCAGGACGAACTAAGACATCGCGCCGAGACCTTAAATAA GCTCGCGAGTACCCGTGAGATCTGCACAGTACTGGAGGACTACAGTGAACGCCTGCGCGAGACCTTGTCCCGCTGCAAGGCAGACCAGGCGGCGTTGTACGAGGCCTACCAGCACTCTGGACAAGTGCTGCGAGAGTTCAAGACGCAGCAACTACAGCAAGATGAGAAAAACAAACAGATTATTGACAGTCTGCAGGATAAAC TGAAACTAACAACAGAGCACCACAACCAGCTGCTCCAATACTTTACTGAGGAGAAGCAGCGCGCGGTAGCTGAAATAAGGGAGGTGAAGGACAGACTGGCTGCTGCAGTGGAGAAGGCTAACGAGCTGGGGGCTGCTAATAATGAGCTAAGTGCTCAGTTGGAGTATGGCCGACGGGAACTTGAGAAG CTTATAGGAAAAACTAATATGGTCCTTAAATTGTACAGAAAGAAGAAGCCATCATACGTCTCCAAAGAGATATAA
- the LOC126375344 gene encoding ATP synthase-coupling factor 6, mitochondrial, translated as MLTSSLIVGLRAVRTHVMVTRNLAAAQASDPIQQLFLDKIREYKSKSAGGKMVDATPEIEKEMKTELDKLEKQYGGGAGVDMTAFPTFNFEEPKLDPIDEQSEAKK; from the exons ATGCTCACATCTTCACTTATCGTTGGTCTGCGGGCTGTCCGCACCCATGTGATGGTGACCAGGAACCTGGCGGCGGCGCAGGCCTCCGACCCCATCCAGCAGCTGTTCCTGGACAAGATTAGAGAGTACAAGAGCAAGAGCGC TGGCGGCAAGATGGTAGACGCGACACCCGAAATCGAGAAGGAAATGAAGACTGAGTTGGACAAGCTTGAGAAGCAGTATGGTGGTGGCGCCGGAGTGGACATGACCGCATTCCCCACATTCAACTTCGAAGAACCCAAGCTGGACCCCATCGATGAACAGTCTGAAGCCAAGAAGTGA
- the LOC126375272 gene encoding uncharacterized protein LOC126375272 has protein sequence MAAAGIPPVEGLWSDDKCVEIANRDHFPAAVKDIGVQKSIIDRFLNFYLKGKPHKGLSVTDVTFAVISIMPLCDSTEQFIFQPSQYKDNGTLFFLTPEDKLKDAVDDIQVKDCDNYTEPELIKTEGQINKRIDTVEVEKNDEIHVDKPHDQSEKIVDDAKFTVRENNDCNAEYLKNTPRDKHTDNVNHNHQQETKQGATEGTGKEYIPKLPLDMIRYKKVSKPLAPEEIRPQYGPLENAAFIISCNKLLDEWDTNQKARIILKYFFGIVALILMRTTTKKYKHLVNTFGGNKFLTTIYFTENYINYSVPHKKCFKNCYRVFSKRDGNIPVMFAKIVNGSFYFDALQRENLSSETFIWNLNIFKLGLLAHTADYGFGLVGMVQNLHGQLGNINSVVEVTYCAETAESWCRMKNFIDTYMTSASHVATYRWARVISTQYFKDISCSTNYELSVILAVFTEKATKSSDIWKSSWVQNGENLETLKRMGLDMYEKFEANVAKGILHKSFHVKKDTFEFDFNEEN, from the coding sequence ATGGCAGCCGCGGGTATTCCCCCCGTTGAAGGTTTGTGGAGTGATGATAAATGCGTTGAAATAGCCAACAGAGACCACTTCCCAGCTGCGGTCAAAGACATTGGCGTCCAGAAAAGTATTATCGATCGTTTTCTGAACTTCTACCTGAAGGGAAAACCTCATAAAGGACTCAGCGTCACAGATGTGACATTCGCAGTGATATCCATTATGCCACTTTGTGATAGTACAGAACAGTTTATATTTCAACCATCACAATATAAAGACAAcggaacacttttttttttgacgccaGAAGATAAGTTAAAAGATGCTGTCGACGATATACAAGTGAAGGACTGCGATAATTATACAGAACCAGAGTTAATAAAAACTGAAGGTCAGATAAATAAGAGGATTGATACAGTTGAAGTAGAAAAGAATGACGAGATACATGTTGATAAACCACATGATCAAAGTGAAAAGATAGTAGATGACGCTAAGTTCACTGTAAGGGAAAATAACGACTGCAATgctgaatatttaaaaaatacgccTCGTGATAAACATACAGATAATGTTAACCATAACCACCAACAAGAGACAAAACAAGGAGCTACCGAGGGAACTGGAAAAGAATATATTCCGAAATTGCCACTTGACATGATAAGGTACAAAAAAGTATCTAAACCTCTAGCACCGGAAGAAATACGCCCACAATACGGCCCTTTGGAAAATGCTGCCTTCATAATTTCTTGTAACAAACTTCTTGACGAATGGGACACGAATCAAAAAGCTCGCATTATTTTGAAATACTTCTTTGGAATAGTCGCTTTAATTCTTATGAGGACTACAACTAAAAAGTATAAGCATCTAGTCAACACGTTTGGAGGCAACAAGTTTCTAACCACAATATATTTCACGGAAAACTATATTAACTACAGTGTTCCTCACAAAAAGTGCTTCAAAAACTGCTATAGGGTTTTCAGTAAACGCGATGGGAATATTCCTGTTATGTTTGCTAAGATTGTCAACGGTTCGTTTTACTTCGATGCTCTTCAAAGAGAGAACCTCTCATCAGAAACGTTCATCTGGAATTTGAACATATTCAAGCTTGGTCTTCTGGCTCACACAGCTGACTATGGCTTCGGGTTGGTGGGAATGGTTCAGAATCTCCATGGCCAACTTGGGAATATTAACTCGGTAGTTGAAGTGACGTACTGTGCGGAAACAGCCGAATCGTGGTGCAGAATGAAGAATTTCATTGATACGTACATGACGAGCGCTTCGCATGTGGCGACGTATCGCTGGGCTCGTGTGATCAGCACACAATACTTCAAGGACATCTCTTGCAGCACTAACTACGAATTATCCGTAATCCTCGCAGTGTTCACCGAGAAGGCTACAAAGTCATCAGACATCTGGAAGTCGTCGTGGGTACAAAATGGTGAAAATCTGGAAACATTGAAACGAATGGGACTGgatatgtatgaaaaatttgAAGCTAATGTAGCTAAAGGAATATTACATAAATCATTTCATGTGAAAAAGGATACGTTTGAATTTGATTTCAACGAAGAAAATTAG